From the genome of Psychrilyobacter atlanticus DSM 19335, one region includes:
- a CDS encoding ABC transporter ATP-binding protein — protein sequence MKLKIENLSFEIDSAKILNDINFNIKKGEFVGVIGPNGCGKSTLLKNIYNILTPTSGSIFIDNTPIDNFSSKELAKKISTLTQHSGGDFDFSIIDIVLMGRYAHSSMFSSTSKTDLKIAKEALDKVGLSHFENRSFLSLSGGEQQRVMIARAIAGDNDFFILDEPTNHLDIKYQLEIMDIMKSLDITMFSAIHDMNIAATYCDKLILLKEGNIADIGTPTEVLSKENFKEVFGVEVYLSTNPYTDKLSINYIPKCFSAK from the coding sequence AAATTTTAATATTAAAAAAGGAGAATTTGTCGGGGTTATAGGGCCCAACGGATGTGGTAAATCTACCCTATTAAAAAATATATATAATATACTCACTCCTACTAGCGGTAGTATATTCATCGATAACACACCTATAGATAATTTTTCTTCCAAGGAATTAGCTAAGAAAATATCTACCCTTACACAACATTCTGGAGGAGACTTTGATTTTTCCATCATCGATATTGTTCTCATGGGGAGATATGCCCACTCTTCCATGTTTTCCTCTACATCCAAAACAGATCTAAAGATAGCCAAAGAAGCTTTGGATAAAGTCGGGTTATCTCACTTTGAAAACAGAAGTTTTCTCAGCCTTTCTGGAGGAGAACAGCAGAGGGTTATGATTGCCAGAGCCATTGCAGGGGACAATGATTTCTTTATCCTGGATGAACCTACCAATCACTTAGATATAAAATATCAATTAGAGATAATGGATATTATGAAATCTTTGGATATAACTATGTTTTCTGCAATCCATGATATGAATATTGCAGCTACATATTGTGACAAACTCATCCTTTTGAAGGAAGGAAATATTGCAGATATTGGCACTCCTACTGAAGTTTTGTCCAAAGAAAACTTTAAAGAAGTCTTCGGTGTAGAAGTCTATCTGTCTACTAATCCATACACAGATAAACTCTCTATTAATTATATCCCAAAATGTTTTTCTGCTAAATAG